One window of the Caminibacter pacificus genome contains the following:
- a CDS encoding adenosylmethionine--8-amino-7-oxononanoate transaminase, with amino-acid sequence MKNSEIMKKDLKYNWHPCTQMKDHEFLPIIPIKKGKGVYLYDFEGNSYIDAISSWWVNLFGHSNEYINQKINEQLNTLEHVIFAGFTHEGAIKLAERLCKLTGFDKVFYADNGSSAVEVAIKMSFHYWKNKGETRPLFFSLENSYHGETIGALSVGDVGLYKDTYKEILIKNITIPIPKNQSEDEAQKALKKAEEIFQKHHKKVSSLIIEPLVQCAGYMKMHSPSFVKGLRELCDKYDIHMIADEIAVGFGRTGSMFACEQAGIKPDFMCLSKGLTGGYLPLSVVLTTDKIYMAFYCDYKELKAFLHSHSYTANPLGIAAANATFDIFEKENVIEKNKEKSKYIWESMQKFKELPNVKEIRQTGMISAIEMIDYPWEKRMGLKVYEYGLKNGVLLRPLGNVIYFMPPYIINKEEIDKMINTAYEGIKNIEK; translated from the coding sequence ATGAAAAACTCAGAAATTATGAAAAAAGACCTCAAATACAACTGGCACCCGTGCACTCAAATGAAAGATCACGAGTTTTTGCCGATAATTCCTATCAAAAAAGGAAAAGGCGTTTACTTATACGATTTTGAAGGCAATAGCTACATCGACGCAATCAGCAGTTGGTGGGTTAATCTCTTCGGTCACTCAAACGAATATATCAATCAAAAAATCAACGAACAACTAAATACTTTGGAGCATGTAATTTTTGCCGGATTTACTCACGAAGGTGCGATAAAACTTGCTGAGAGATTATGTAAACTTACCGGGTTTGATAAAGTTTTTTATGCGGATAACGGAAGTAGCGCCGTTGAAGTTGCTATAAAGATGAGCTTTCATTATTGGAAAAACAAAGGAGAAACAAGACCTCTTTTCTTTTCGCTTGAAAACTCTTATCACGGAGAGACTATCGGAGCTTTAAGCGTCGGAGACGTGGGATTATACAAAGATACTTATAAAGAGATTTTAATCAAAAACATAACAATTCCGATTCCTAAAAACCAAAGCGAAGATGAGGCTCAAAAAGCACTGAAAAAAGCCGAAGAGATTTTCCAAAAACATCATAAAAAAGTGAGCTCTTTAATTATCGAGCCGCTCGTGCAATGCGCGGGATATATGAAAATGCATTCGCCGTCTTTCGTAAAAGGATTAAGAGAGCTTTGCGACAAATACGATATTCATATGATTGCGGATGAAATCGCCGTGGGATTCGGGCGTACGGGAAGTATGTTCGCTTGCGAGCAAGCGGGAATCAAGCCTGATTTTATGTGTTTGAGTAAAGGACTTACGGGAGGATATCTGCCTCTTAGCGTAGTACTTACTACAGATAAAATTTATATGGCTTTTTATTGTGATTATAAGGAACTAAAAGCGTTTTTACACTCTCACTCATATACCGCTAATCCTTTAGGTATTGCAGCAGCAAACGCAACTTTTGATATTTTCGAAAAAGAAAACGTAATCGAAAAAAACAAAGAAAAATCGAAATATATTTGGGAGAGTATGCAAAAATTCAAAGAGTTGCCGAATGTAAAAGAGATACGTCAAACGGGTATGATAAGCGCAATTGAGATGATCGATTATCCGTGGGAGAAAAGAATGGGACTAAAAGTTTATGAGTACGGACTCAAAAACGGAGTACTTCTAAGACCTCTTGGAAATGTAATATATTTTATGCCGCCTTACATTATTAATAAAGAAGAAATAGACAAAATGATTAATACTGCGTATGAGGGTATAAAAAACATTGAAAAATAA